A genomic segment from Barrientosiimonas humi encodes:
- a CDS encoding alpha/beta fold hydrolase: MSSELPESYADQPQWRRIQSFLPTAYQLGPDDLPAEEWWDWEGHRLHLDTYRNPDAPAKVILLHGVGTNGRQMTTILGHPLAERGLETIAVDMPTYGLSRVRPDALVTYDDWVRAGSALVDAELAKDDRPIVLYGLSAGGMEAYHIAAVNPKVKGIVGMTFLDQRNPQVQVETAITKIAGRTGETTMRLGASSPLRRVKVPMRLVSKMHTLVNDKAALKACLADKTSAGNAVTLTFLDSYLRYEPAVQPEQFDACPILLTQPAKDRWSPLRLSTPFLDRITRVPVRVTELANAGHYPIEQPGLDQLVDAADGFVREVTRGDVNSG, translated from the coding sequence GTGAGTAGCGAACTGCCCGAGTCCTATGCCGACCAGCCGCAGTGGCGCCGGATCCAGTCCTTCCTGCCCACGGCGTACCAGCTCGGCCCCGACGACCTGCCCGCCGAGGAGTGGTGGGACTGGGAGGGGCACCGGCTGCACCTGGACACCTATCGCAACCCCGACGCCCCCGCGAAGGTGATCCTGCTGCACGGCGTCGGCACCAACGGCCGCCAGATGACCACGATCCTCGGGCACCCGCTCGCCGAGCGCGGGCTCGAGACGATCGCGGTCGACATGCCGACGTACGGCCTGAGCCGGGTGCGGCCGGACGCGCTCGTGACGTACGACGACTGGGTCCGCGCCGGGTCGGCGCTCGTCGACGCCGAGCTGGCCAAGGACGACCGGCCGATCGTGCTGTACGGCCTGAGCGCCGGCGGGATGGAGGCGTACCACATCGCCGCCGTCAACCCGAAGGTGAAGGGCATCGTGGGGATGACCTTCCTCGACCAGCGCAACCCTCAGGTTCAGGTCGAGACCGCGATCACCAAGATCGCCGGGCGCACCGGCGAGACCACCATGCGGCTCGGGGCGAGCAGCCCGCTGCGCCGCGTCAAGGTCCCGATGCGCCTGGTGAGCAAGATGCACACGCTGGTCAACGACAAGGCCGCGCTCAAGGCGTGCCTCGCCGACAAGACCTCGGCCGGCAACGCGGTGACCCTGACGTTCCTCGACTCCTACCTGCGCTACGAGCCGGCGGTGCAGCCCGAGCAGTTCGACGCCTGCCCGATCCTGCTGACCCAGCCGGCGAAGGACCGGTGGAGCCCGCTGCGCCTCAGCACCCCGTTCCTGGACCGGATCACCCGGGTGCCGGTGCGCGTCACCGAGCTCGCCAACGCCGGGCACTACCCGATCGAGCAGCCCGGTCTCGACCAGCTGGTCGACGCCGCCGACGGTTTCGTGCGCGAGGTGACCCGGGGTGACGTGAACAGTGGGTGA
- a CDS encoding P-II family nitrogen regulator, giving the protein MKLVTAIIKPFKLDEVKEALEAYGIAGMTVSEASGYGRQRGHSEVYRGAEYDVDLVPKVRLEVIVDDMDASSVVDVIVKASQTGRIGDGKVWTVPVEDVVRVRTGEHGASAL; this is encoded by the coding sequence ATGAAGCTCGTCACCGCCATCATCAAGCCGTTCAAGCTCGACGAGGTGAAGGAGGCGCTGGAGGCCTACGGCATCGCGGGCATGACCGTGAGCGAGGCCAGCGGCTACGGCCGCCAGCGCGGGCACAGCGAGGTCTATCGCGGTGCGGAGTACGACGTCGACCTGGTCCCCAAGGTGCGCCTGGAGGTGATCGTGGACGACATGGACGCCTCCAGCGTCGTCGACGTGATCGTCAAGGCCAGCCAGACCGGGCGCATCGGCGACGGGAAGGTCTGGACCGTCCCCGTCGAGGACGTCGTCCGGGTGCGCACCGGCGAGCACGGCGCGTCGGCGCTGTGA
- a CDS encoding ammonium transporter produces MRNLALATADSVTLDTGSTAWMLISAALVLLMTPALALFYGGMNRSKSVLNMMMMSFGALGLVGVIYVLWGYSMSFGSNDVGGFFANPFTNFGLREVMYDAGGEFALMASGIPTVVFVAFQLTFAVLTVALISGSLSDRVKFSTWLVFAGVFVTLVYFPLAHMVWGGGVLSADGWFAGGEGDAAYGPIDFAGGTVVHINAGMAGLVLAILTGRRLGFGKTPMRPHNVPLTMLGAGLLWFGWFGFNSGSELAADGTAGLVWVNTTAATCAAMLGWLAVERIRDGHATSIGAASGVVAGLVAITPACAALTPVGSLALGVVAGGLCALAVGLKYRLGYDDSLDVVGVHLVAGLWGTIAIGLLGSETGLLYGHGLRQLGIQTAVALIAMVYTGVLTAIIGVVLAKTMGWRIHADDEVAGIDQAVHAESAYELASFGAGSRIPRRSTAPADREAAGARHHDEEEVTA; encoded by the coding sequence ATGAGAAACCTCGCCCTCGCCACCGCCGACTCGGTGACGCTGGACACCGGCAGCACGGCCTGGATGCTGATCAGCGCCGCGCTCGTGCTGCTGATGACCCCGGCCCTCGCCCTGTTCTACGGCGGCATGAACCGTTCCAAGTCCGTCCTCAACATGATGATGATGTCGTTCGGGGCCCTCGGGCTCGTGGGCGTCATCTACGTCCTGTGGGGCTACTCGATGTCGTTCGGCAGCAACGACGTCGGCGGGTTCTTCGCCAACCCGTTCACCAACTTCGGCCTGCGTGAGGTGATGTACGACGCCGGCGGCGAGTTCGCGCTGATGGCCAGCGGGATCCCCACCGTCGTCTTCGTCGCCTTCCAGCTCACGTTCGCCGTGCTCACCGTCGCGCTGATCAGCGGATCCCTCTCGGACCGCGTGAAGTTCAGCACCTGGCTGGTGTTCGCGGGCGTCTTCGTGACGCTGGTCTACTTCCCGCTCGCGCACATGGTGTGGGGCGGCGGCGTGCTCAGCGCCGACGGCTGGTTCGCCGGGGGAGAGGGCGACGCGGCGTACGGCCCGATCGACTTCGCCGGCGGCACGGTCGTGCACATCAACGCCGGTATGGCCGGCCTCGTCCTCGCGATCCTCACCGGCCGCCGGCTCGGCTTCGGCAAGACCCCGATGCGTCCGCACAACGTGCCGCTCACGATGCTCGGCGCCGGGCTGCTGTGGTTCGGCTGGTTCGGCTTCAACTCCGGGTCGGAGCTGGCCGCCGACGGCACCGCCGGCCTGGTCTGGGTCAACACGACCGCCGCGACCTGCGCCGCGATGCTCGGCTGGCTCGCCGTCGAGCGCATCCGCGACGGGCACGCCACCTCGATCGGCGCCGCCTCGGGCGTGGTCGCCGGTCTGGTCGCCATCACCCCGGCCTGCGCCGCGCTGACCCCGGTCGGGTCGCTGGCGCTCGGCGTCGTCGCCGGCGGGCTGTGCGCGCTGGCCGTGGGGCTGAAGTACCGCCTGGGGTACGACGACTCGCTCGACGTCGTCGGCGTGCACCTGGTCGCCGGCCTGTGGGGCACGATCGCCATCGGCCTGCTCGGCTCGGAGACCGGCCTGCTCTACGGCCACGGCCTGCGCCAGCTCGGCATCCAGACCGCGGTCGCGCTGATCGCCATGGTCTACACCGGCGTGCTCACCGCGATCATCGGTGTCGTGCTCGCCAAGACGATGGGCTGGCGCATCCACGCCGACGACGAGGTCGCCGGCATCGACCAGGCCGTCCACGCCGAGTCGGCCTACGAGCTCGCCTCGTTCGGCGCCGGCAGCCGCATCCCGCGGCGCTCCACCGCACCGGCCGACCGCGAAGCGGCCGGCGCCCGTCACCACGACGAGGAAGAGGTCACGGCATGA
- the ftsY gene encoding signal recognition particle-docking protein FtsY codes for MDQFWEILLVITAAAVAGLLLVVGFFRGKGGRTKDLPPKQDDTSTTGTPGAGASGDGGGGTGTSTIERKPPKKNTYKPGAGVKIDTSGTGATGKGGAGAGTIDRPASGATGTTTPGSAGTTPTDQGTPAPGDTRPDATEPSVTPEVAEQPEATTDVPTAKTGDPDVSTVDRPDDTLVGDELVEPEEAPDLERPESARGRMVRLRERLSRSNSALGKALLNLLAGGKLNEEAWEEVEDTLLAADLGVEATTEVVDALKTRAKVAGTVDEETVRGWLHEELLKQVDPTMDRRIAASRVEGRPAVVLVVGVNGTGKTTTVGKLARVLVAEDKDVVLGAADTFRAAAADQLDTWGARVGVPTVRSDREGADPAAVAFDAVRGGNEAEADVVLIDTAGRLHNKANLMNELSKIKRVVEKQSPIDEVLLVIDATTGQNGVRQAEVFGQAVDVTGVVLTKLDGTAKGGIVVAVQRQLGVPVKLVGLGEGPDDLAPFDPAAFVDAVLD; via the coding sequence GTGGATCAGTTCTGGGAGATTCTGCTCGTCATCACCGCGGCGGCTGTCGCGGGACTTCTGCTCGTCGTCGGGTTCTTCCGCGGCAAGGGCGGACGCACCAAGGACCTGCCGCCGAAGCAGGACGACACCAGCACGACCGGCACCCCCGGTGCGGGCGCCTCCGGTGACGGGGGCGGCGGCACGGGCACCAGCACGATCGAGCGCAAGCCGCCGAAGAAGAACACCTACAAGCCGGGTGCCGGCGTCAAGATCGACACCAGCGGCACGGGCGCGACCGGCAAGGGCGGCGCCGGGGCCGGCACGATCGACCGGCCCGCGTCCGGGGCGACCGGCACGACCACTCCGGGCAGCGCCGGCACGACCCCCACGGACCAGGGCACACCCGCGCCGGGCGACACCCGGCCCGACGCCACCGAGCCCAGCGTCACCCCCGAGGTGGCCGAGCAGCCCGAGGCGACCACCGACGTACCCACCGCCAAGACCGGCGACCCCGACGTCTCGACCGTCGACCGCCCTGACGACACCCTCGTCGGTGACGAGCTGGTCGAGCCCGAGGAGGCTCCCGACCTTGAGCGCCCGGAGTCGGCCCGCGGACGCATGGTGCGGCTGCGTGAGCGGCTCTCGCGCTCCAACTCCGCGCTCGGCAAGGCGCTGCTCAACCTGCTCGCCGGCGGCAAGCTCAACGAGGAGGCCTGGGAAGAGGTCGAGGACACCCTGCTCGCGGCCGACCTGGGCGTCGAGGCGACCACCGAGGTCGTCGACGCGCTCAAGACCCGCGCCAAGGTCGCGGGCACGGTCGACGAGGAGACCGTGCGCGGCTGGCTGCACGAGGAGCTGCTCAAGCAGGTCGACCCGACCATGGACCGCCGCATCGCCGCGAGCCGGGTCGAGGGGCGCCCCGCCGTGGTGCTCGTCGTCGGCGTGAACGGAACCGGCAAGACCACCACCGTCGGCAAGCTCGCCCGCGTGCTCGTGGCCGAGGACAAGGACGTCGTGCTCGGCGCCGCCGACACCTTCCGCGCGGCCGCCGCCGACCAGCTCGACACCTGGGGCGCCCGGGTCGGGGTGCCGACGGTGCGCTCCGACCGCGAGGGCGCCGACCCCGCGGCCGTCGCCTTCGACGCGGTGCGCGGCGGCAACGAGGCCGAGGCCGACGTGGTGCTCATCGACACCGCGGGCCGGCTGCACAACAAGGCCAACCTGATGAACGAGCTGTCCAAGATCAAGCGCGTCGTCGAGAAGCAGAGCCCGATCGACGAGGTGCTGCTGGTCATCGACGCCACCACCGGCCAGAACGGCGTGCGCCAGGCCGAGGTCTTCGGCCAGGCCGTCGACGTCACCGGCGTGGTGCTCACCAAGCTCGACGGAACCGCCAAGGGCGGCATCGTCGTCGCGGTGCAGCGCCAGCTCGGCGTGCCGGTCAAGCTCGTCGGCCTCGGCGAGGGCCCCGACGACCTCGCGCCGTTCGATCCGGCCGCGTTCGTCGACGCCGTCCTGGACTGA
- the ffh gene encoding signal recognition particle protein, with product MFTSLSDRLTATFKNLRGKGRLSESDVNATIRDIRMALLDADVALPVVKEFTRGIRERALGAEVSQALNPGQQVVKIVNDELIRVLGGETRQLTFAKKPPTVIMLAGLQGSGKTTFAGKLGKLLKDQGHYPLLVAADLQRPNAVTQLEVVADRAGVLSFAPERGNVGGHDAVTESGEGTRSFGDPVAVARAGVGQATLRGYDIVIIDTAGRLAVDENLMEQARDIRDAVQPDEVLFVIDAMIGQAAVDTAHAFQDGVDFTGVVLSKLDGDARGGAALSVASVTGRPIMYASVGEQVKDIEVFHPDRMASRILDMGDVLTLIEQAERAFDRQQAAEMHRKFMAEEDFTFTDFLEQMAAIKKMGNLKSLLGMMPGMGQMRDQLNALDEKEFDRVEAMVRSMTPFERSHPKQINGSRRARIAKGSGVTVSEVNQLLERFQGAQKMMRQMRRGGGGMPGMPGMPGGAPGGGGPKRGKQQPKKKGKSGNPAKRAQQEKAAAEKAERARAAAMGSAFGDLGDQQGEQDLSDLKLPKGFEKFLDRKD from the coding sequence GTGTTCACCAGCCTGTCCGATCGCCTGACCGCGACCTTCAAGAACCTGCGCGGCAAGGGGCGTCTCAGCGAGTCCGACGTCAACGCCACCATCCGCGACATCCGGATGGCGCTGCTCGACGCCGACGTCGCGCTCCCGGTCGTCAAGGAGTTCACCCGCGGCATCCGCGAGCGGGCCCTCGGCGCCGAGGTCAGCCAGGCGCTGAACCCCGGCCAGCAGGTCGTCAAGATCGTCAACGACGAGCTGATCCGGGTGCTCGGCGGCGAGACCCGCCAGCTCACCTTCGCCAAGAAGCCGCCGACGGTGATCATGCTCGCCGGCCTGCAGGGGTCGGGAAAGACGACCTTCGCCGGCAAGCTCGGCAAGCTGCTCAAGGACCAGGGGCACTACCCGCTGCTGGTCGCGGCCGACCTGCAGCGCCCCAACGCCGTCACCCAGCTCGAGGTCGTCGCCGACCGGGCCGGCGTGCTGAGCTTCGCGCCCGAGCGCGGCAACGTGGGCGGGCACGACGCGGTCACCGAGTCGGGCGAGGGCACCCGCTCGTTCGGCGACCCGGTCGCGGTGGCCCGGGCCGGCGTCGGTCAGGCGACCTTGCGCGGCTACGACATCGTCATCATCGACACCGCCGGTCGCCTCGCCGTCGACGAGAACCTCATGGAGCAGGCGCGCGACATCCGCGACGCGGTGCAGCCCGACGAGGTGCTGTTCGTCATCGACGCGATGATCGGTCAGGCCGCGGTCGACACCGCCCACGCGTTCCAGGACGGCGTCGACTTCACCGGCGTCGTGCTGTCCAAGCTCGACGGTGACGCCCGCGGTGGTGCGGCCCTTTCGGTCGCCTCGGTCACCGGCCGCCCGATCATGTACGCCTCGGTCGGCGAGCAGGTCAAGGACATCGAGGTCTTCCACCCCGACCGGATGGCCTCGCGCATCCTCGACATGGGCGACGTGCTCACCCTCATCGAGCAGGCCGAGCGGGCCTTCGACCGCCAGCAGGCGGCCGAGATGCACCGCAAGTTCATGGCCGAGGAGGACTTCACCTTCACCGACTTCCTCGAGCAGATGGCGGCCATCAAGAAGATGGGCAACCTGAAGTCGCTGCTCGGGATGATGCCCGGCATGGGGCAGATGCGCGACCAGCTCAACGCGCTCGACGAGAAGGAGTTCGACCGGGTCGAGGCGATGGTGCGCTCGATGACCCCGTTCGAGCGCAGCCACCCCAAGCAGATCAACGGTTCGCGCCGGGCGCGCATCGCCAAGGGCTCCGGAGTCACCGTCTCCGAGGTCAACCAGCTGCTCGAGCGCTTCCAGGGCGCGCAGAAGATGATGCGTCAGATGCGCCGCGGCGGTGGCGGGATGCCCGGCATGCCGGGGATGCCCGGCGGCGCCCCGGGTGGCGGCGGCCCCAAGCGCGGCAAGCAGCAGCCCAAGAAGAAGGGCAAGAGCGGCAACCCCGCCAAGCGCGCCCAGCAGGAGAAGGCGGCGGCCGAGAAGGCCGAGCGGGCCCGCGCCGCGGCGATGGGCAGCGCGTTCGGCGACCTCGGCGACCAGCAGGGCGAGCAGGACCTCAGCGACCTGAAGCTGCCCAAGGGGTTCGAGAAGTTCCTCGACCGCAAGGACTGA
- a CDS encoding [protein-PII] uridylyltransferase, with protein sequence MDDLRTGHRPTDRLDLAGTRDFTRPGAGRDRRDRVSSFGLRHAAGLFDEACTAALGGRTSGVALAAVGSLARGDAGPLSDYDLVLLHDGRTVRGKQVDTVADAVWYPLWDAGVRLDHAVRTPAESRKVAADDLGAAVGLLDIAHVAGDPVLSAAVQQSVAHDWRSNARKRLPELVEQVGLRHARHGDLTTALEPDLKEARGGLRDMTILRSLTAAWLTDRPHGSVDEAYERLLDVRDAVHVVTGRGRDRLAREDQDATAALLGLPDADALLTEVVRSARGVAFALDSTLRRASQAQRARTLRVGPRRPTLRPLGFGLFEHDGEVVLGRRTPPGDQLLLMRAAAAAARRNLPLAPVTVRNLTRDLAPLPQPWSEAQRAAFVDLLASGPGLVQVWEALDLAGVIAQWIPEWKAVSSRPQRSPVHRHTVDRHLVETVVEAAARRRDVDRPDLLLVTALLHDIGKIAGVHDHAVEGAPVAASIARRMGFGPDDVAAVELLVRQHLALVDLATRRDPQDPSTVRELVAVVEERPELLEQLRALTEADAVAAGPSAWTSWRARLVQDLSTLARDSLAGRRALRTEPGGAEELLTPQVMERLLVGEAHVAVVPVEGGARVEVVDRDRMGLFADTAGLLAAHGLVVRSARLRTVEETAVDVWHVEAPAGELPAAADLARDLRRLAGGDRGPLRGLGRQGEGSGEPAADVRPTRATVEPGASDDATVIEVRAADRPGLLRDIGLTMTRLGLVVRSAHVATYAGQTLDTFYVTGAQGLTIDPPQVARAIAALIDACDGTRPGAVG encoded by the coding sequence ATGGACGACCTGCGCACCGGCCACCGCCCCACCGACCGGCTCGACCTCGCCGGGACGCGTGACTTCACGCGTCCCGGCGCGGGTCGCGACCGCCGCGACCGGGTGAGCAGCTTCGGCCTGCGGCACGCCGCCGGGCTGTTCGACGAGGCGTGCACGGCCGCGCTCGGAGGGCGTACGTCCGGGGTCGCCCTGGCCGCCGTCGGCAGCCTCGCCCGGGGAGACGCCGGCCCGCTCAGCGACTACGACCTGGTGCTGCTGCACGACGGCCGCACCGTGCGCGGCAAGCAGGTCGACACCGTGGCCGACGCGGTCTGGTATCCCCTGTGGGACGCCGGCGTGCGCCTGGACCACGCGGTGCGCACGCCCGCCGAGTCGCGCAAGGTCGCCGCCGACGACCTGGGCGCGGCGGTGGGCCTGCTCGACATCGCCCACGTCGCGGGCGACCCCGTGCTGTCGGCTGCGGTGCAGCAGTCGGTCGCGCACGACTGGCGGTCCAACGCCCGCAAGCGGCTGCCCGAGCTGGTCGAGCAGGTGGGGCTGCGGCACGCCCGCCACGGCGACCTCACGACCGCGCTCGAGCCCGACCTCAAGGAGGCCAGGGGAGGGCTGCGCGACATGACGATCCTGCGGTCGCTGACCGCCGCGTGGCTGACCGATCGCCCGCACGGGTCGGTCGACGAGGCGTACGAGCGGCTGCTCGACGTGCGCGACGCCGTGCACGTCGTGACCGGCCGGGGCCGCGACCGGCTCGCTCGGGAGGACCAGGACGCCACCGCCGCGCTGCTCGGGCTGCCCGACGCCGACGCGCTGCTCACCGAGGTCGTGCGCTCGGCGCGCGGCGTGGCGTTCGCGCTCGACTCCACCCTGCGCCGCGCCTCGCAGGCCCAGCGCGCCCGCACCCTGCGGGTGGGTCCGCGTCGACCGACGTTGCGGCCGTTGGGTTTCGGGCTCTTCGAGCACGACGGGGAGGTCGTGCTCGGCCGGCGCACCCCGCCCGGTGACCAGCTGCTGCTGATGCGCGCGGCGGCGGCCGCGGCCCGGCGCAACCTGCCGCTCGCGCCCGTCACGGTGCGCAACCTCACCCGCGACCTGGCGCCGCTCCCGCAGCCGTGGAGCGAGGCGCAGCGGGCGGCGTTCGTCGACCTGCTCGCGAGCGGACCCGGGCTGGTGCAGGTGTGGGAGGCCCTCGACCTGGCCGGCGTGATCGCGCAGTGGATCCCGGAGTGGAAGGCCGTCTCGAGCCGCCCGCAGCGCAGCCCGGTGCACCGGCACACCGTCGACCGGCACCTGGTCGAGACCGTCGTCGAGGCCGCCGCGCGCCGGCGCGACGTCGACCGCCCGGACCTGCTGCTCGTCACCGCGCTGCTGCACGACATCGGCAAGATCGCCGGCGTGCACGACCACGCGGTCGAGGGCGCGCCCGTCGCCGCCTCGATCGCCCGGCGGATGGGCTTCGGCCCCGACGACGTCGCGGCCGTCGAGCTGCTCGTACGCCAGCACCTGGCTCTGGTGGACCTCGCCACCCGACGCGACCCGCAGGACCCGAGCACCGTGCGCGAGCTCGTGGCGGTGGTCGAGGAGCGGCCCGAGCTGCTGGAGCAGCTGCGGGCACTGACCGAGGCCGACGCCGTCGCCGCCGGGCCCAGCGCCTGGACCAGCTGGCGCGCCCGGCTGGTCCAGGACCTCAGCACGCTCGCCCGCGACAGCCTCGCCGGCCGGCGAGCCCTGCGCACCGAGCCGGGCGGCGCCGAGGAGCTGCTCACCCCGCAGGTCATGGAGCGGCTGCTCGTGGGGGAGGCGCACGTCGCGGTCGTGCCCGTCGAGGGCGGTGCCCGCGTCGAGGTCGTCGACCGCGACCGGATGGGCCTGTTCGCCGACACCGCGGGGCTGCTGGCCGCGCACGGCCTGGTCGTGCGGTCCGCCCGGCTGCGCACCGTGGAGGAGACGGCGGTCGACGTCTGGCACGTCGAGGCACCCGCCGGCGAGCTGCCGGCCGCAGCCGACCTCGCGCGCGACCTGCGCCGGCTGGCCGGCGGCGACCGGGGGCCGCTGCGCGGGCTCGGGCGGCAGGGCGAGGGCTCGGGAGAGCCGGCCGCGGACGTACGCCCCACGCGCGCGACCGTCGAGCCCGGCGCGTCCGACGACGCCACCGTCATCGAGGTGCGGGCCGCCGACCGGCCCGGCCTGCTGCGCGACATCGGCCTGACCATGACCCGGCTCGGGCTGGTGGTGCGCTCGGCGCACGTGGCGACGTACGCCGGGCAGACGCTCGACACGTTCTACGTCACCGGCGCCCAGGGGCTCACGATCGACCCGCCGCAGGTGGCTCGGGCCATCGCGGCGCTGATCGACGCCTGCGACGGCACCCGCCCGGGGGCCGTCGGATAG